In Streptomyces sp. TLI_146, the genomic stretch TCGATCCACGAGGGCCACGAGCCGTGGTTCGGCAACCTGGTGACCCGTAACAACGGCTCCCTGGTCGCCGACCGCGCCGGTGCGGTCACGCCGTTCGCGATGATCAACCTCCAGGAGCGCGGTGTGCTGTTCACCGAGCCCGGCACCGAGGTGTACGAGGGCATGATCGTCGGTGAGAACTCGCGCTCCGACGACATGGACGTGAACATCACCAAGGAGAAGAAGCTCACCAACATGCGTGCGGCTTCGGCGGACAACACCGAGAACGTGGTGCCGCCGCGCAAGCTCTCCCTGGAGCAGTCCCTGGAGTTCTGCCGCGACGACGAGTGCGTCGAGGTGACCCCGGAGGCCGTCCGCATCCGCAAGGTCGTCCTGGACCAGAAGGAGCGCGGCCGCACGGCCTCGCGCGCCAAGCACGGCTGAACCCTGGCCGGTTGAGCTTCACGGCCCGGCTCCCCGCGATCTTCGCGGGGAGCCGGGCCGCTGTCGTACGGTGGGGTCCGCGCGGTCCCGCGCACTGCCCTCCGCCCGGCGCGCGGTCAAGTCGTTTTCCTCTACATCCTGTTCGGATATCGAGCGCTGCTCTCCGGAAGATGTGTTAACGGTCCGTTTCGGGCGTGTCTGTCTGTGATCTGTTTGTCCGGATTTCGGACTGTTGGCCTGACCTGATGTTGTCAAAACGAGACCCTTTAAGTGTGGTTTACAGCCCGGCCGTACTTAATAGTTGGCTCCATTGAGCTCGGGTCAATGGGTCACGCACTGTGGGGAGTGCCGACTCACGAGCACACTCGGGGCGCTTCATCGATCGCCGTCAGGGGTGTCGGCGATCTTTTTGTGCCCCTCTTGTTGTGACAAGTGGACTCATGAGGAGGAACCCATGCGTGGTGCCAAGAGCGCCAAGTGGGTCGCGGGTGCGGCGGTCGTCGCCCTGGCTGCGACTGCCTGTGGTGGCGGCGACGGTGACAGCAAGGGCAAGGGGGGTAGTTCGGGCGGTGTGATCTCCATGGAGATCGGCGAGCCGCAGAACCTGCTCGTGCCCTCGAACACCTACGAGACCGAGGGCGGACAGGTCATTCACGCCCTGTTCACCGGGCTCACCAAGCTGAACGAGAAGAGCGAGGTCGTCAACGACCTCGCGCAGTCCGTCGAGACCAAGGACTCCAAGGTCTGGACGATCAAGCTGAAGCCGGGCTTCACCTTCCACAACGGTGAGGCCGTCACGGCGAAGTCCTTCATCGACGCCTGGAACTACGGCGCCAACCAGGACAACGCCCAGCAGACCAACCCCCTCTTCTCGCACATCCAGGGTTACAAGGACCTCAACCCCGGACCGAAGAAGAAGGTCGCCACCAAGGAGATGTCGGGCCTCAAGGCCGTCGACGACAACACCCTCCAGGTGACGCTGGACGCGCCGTTCTCGGCGTTCCCGGCGCAGCTTTCGTTCTCGGCGTTCTCGCCGCTGCCGAAGGTGTTCTTCAACGACCCGAAGGGCTTCGGCGAGGCCCCGATCGGCAACGGCCCGTTCAAGATGTCGGGCAAGTTCCAGCACGACGAGAAGATCAGCGTCGTGAAGTACGACAAGTACCCGGAGGCCTCGAAGATCGAGGTCAAGGGTGTCGACTTCAAGATCTACTCGAACCTGGACACGGCGTACAAGGACCTCCTCGCCAACAACATCGACTTCCACATCGCGATCCCGGACTCGGCGCTCGCGACGTACAAGAAGGACCTGGACAACCGTGTCATCGACACGCCGGACTCCAGCGTCGGCTTCATCGGCTTCCCGCTGAAGTACAACGAGGCCTTCAAGAAGCCGGAGCTGCGCAAGGCGCTGTCGATGGCGATCGACCGGAAGACCATCTCCGAGAAGATCTTCCAGGGTGCCCGCACCCCGGCCGACGACTTCATCAGCCCGATCATCCAGGGCTACCGCAAGGGCGCCTGCGGCGACGCGTGCAACTACGACCCGGCCAAGGCCAAGGCGCTGTTCCAGCAGGCCGGCGGTCTGCCGAACAACACCCTCGAGATCGGCTACAACGCCGACGGTGGCCACAAGGGCTGGGTCGAGGCCGTCGCCAACATGCTCCAGCAGAACCTGGGCATCAAGGTCACCGCCAAGCCGTTCGAGAAGTTCCAGGCCATCCTGAACGACCTCGACGCCAAGAAGTACCAGGGTGCGTTCCGCATGGCGTGGAACATGGACTACCCGGACATGGAGAACTACCTCCGTCCGATCTTCTCCAAGGACGCCATCGAGAACGGCTCGAACTACGCGGGCTACGTGAACGAGGACTTCGAGAAGCTCCTCGTCGAGGGCGACAAGGCTCCGTCGAAGGACGAGGCCATCAAGAAGTACCAGGCCGCTGACGACATCCTCGCCAAGGACATGCCGTACATCCCGGTCTACTTCTACAAGCTCAACGCCGGCTTCAGCTCGAAGATCAAGAGCATCAGCGTCGCCGGTCACAACGTCCTCTGGGACACCGTCAAGCTCAGCTGAGCTTGAACCAAGTCCCGTGAAGTAGTTGCGGGTCGACTGAGGGTGGGCAGGGGGAGTCCGGTCCGGGTCTCTCCCTGCCCACCCTGTCTGCCGTCCGCCTTGTCCGTTCTGCCACCCCTCACCGGCACCGGGCGAGTCAGCACCCCTCTGGAGAACCGATGGGCCGATTCGTCGTGCGCCGTATCCTGCAGGCGATCCCTGTACTGATAGGCGTTACGTTCCTCATCTTCTACCTGGTCTTCGCACTCAAGGGCGATCCGATCCAGGCCCTGGCCGGCGAGAAGCGCGCCGACCCCAATGTCGCGGCGATGCTGCGCGAGCAGTACCACCTCAACGACCCGAAGATCGTGCAGTACTGGCACTACATCACCGGTGTCTTCACCGGTGACCTCGGTACCA encodes the following:
- a CDS encoding ABC transporter substrate-binding protein, whose product is MRGAKSAKWVAGAAVVALAATACGGGDGDSKGKGGSSGGVISMEIGEPQNLLVPSNTYETEGGQVIHALFTGLTKLNEKSEVVNDLAQSVETKDSKVWTIKLKPGFTFHNGEAVTAKSFIDAWNYGANQDNAQQTNPLFSHIQGYKDLNPGPKKKVATKEMSGLKAVDDNTLQVTLDAPFSAFPAQLSFSAFSPLPKVFFNDPKGFGEAPIGNGPFKMSGKFQHDEKISVVKYDKYPEASKIEVKGVDFKIYSNLDTAYKDLLANNIDFHIAIPDSALATYKKDLDNRVIDTPDSSVGFIGFPLKYNEAFKKPELRKALSMAIDRKTISEKIFQGARTPADDFISPIIQGYRKGACGDACNYDPAKAKALFQQAGGLPNNTLEIGYNADGGHKGWVEAVANMLQQNLGIKVTAKPFEKFQAILNDLDAKKYQGAFRMAWNMDYPDMENYLRPIFSKDAIENGSNYAGYVNEDFEKLLVEGDKAPSKDEAIKKYQAADDILAKDMPYIPVYFYKLNAGFSSKIKSISVAGHNVLWDTVKLS